Part of the Sorghum bicolor cultivar BTx623 chromosome 1, Sorghum_bicolor_NCBIv3, whole genome shotgun sequence genome, CCAAGTTTACTTTTTGACCCGAAGCTTCACAATATTTGGTGAGGGATTTTCGCACGACATGTGCATTACTTGTGTCTGCTTTGAAGAATAAAAGACAATCATCAGCAAACAATAAATGGTTGACCTTTGGGCTTGAGCATGAGATCTGAACACCATCGATATGGCAATCTGCTCCTTCCCCTTTTAACAAACAAGACAAACCTTCAACACATAGCAAGAAAAGATAAGGGGAAATGGGGTCACCTTGTCTAATACCACGAGTTGGCTTGAATTCTTGCAGACGCTCTCCATTAAAAAGGATTGAGAAAGAGACCGATGTAACACACCTCATAATTTGTCCACCCAAATTTGACTGAAACCCAATTTTAGCATTATTGCCTCCAGATAGCTCCATTCCACTCTATCATATGCCTTCATCATGTCCAATTTCAAGGCACAATAAGCATTCATTTTTGATCGATTTGAGCGCATAAAGTGCAAACACTCATAAGCAATTAGGACATTGTCAGTAATGATTCTACCAGGGACAAATGCTGATTGCTCCTCAGAGATGATATCCGGGAGGATCCTTTTCAACCTATTCGCCATTGCCTTAGAAATTATTTTGTATATCACATTGCAAAGGCTAATAGGCCGAAATTGGTTCAATGATACTGGATTCTGGACTTTTGGTATTAGAACGATGAACGTACTATTTATTTCTGTAGGGATCTCATCACCATTGAGCACCTTCAGCACTATCCTTGTTATATCATCACCACAAACATCCCAATTCTGCTGGAAAAAATGTGCAGGGAAACCATCTGGGCCTGGTGCTTTGGTTGGGAACATTTGGTATAGAGCATTCTTTACTTCACTTTCATCAAACGGAGCACATAGGAATCTATTCATCTCATCTGTAACCTTGCGAGGAACATGGTTAAGAACCATACACAAATTAGATATGCCCTCTGTCTTAAACAGGTTACTATAAAAGTCTACTGCCATTGCATGCATTTCTTCAATGTCTGTGCACTCAGAACCATCAGATCGACTCAGCTTAGTAATTCTATTTTTGGACCGTCTCCTACTTGCCCTTTGGTGAAAAAAATGAGTGTTGCTATCCCCCTCTCGAAGCCATGTAATTCGTGATCGTTGTCTCCACATTATTTCTTTTTGGTAATTTAACAAAATGATGCGTTCCACtaccttttttttctcttcagaAACGTTGCTTCTTGTTGGCTCAGATCACAATTGCTCCAATTTTTTCTTTTGCAACCGCAGTTCCTTCCTCACAGCACCAAATGAATTTTGTCCCCAAGACCTGAGTTCTTCTCCAAGAGTGCTCTTCGAGACCCTCGCGGGCCCTGTTCAGGGCATATTCGGTTGGGCCGGGAATGGCCGGGGTTGGGGCCCAACCCCGTGGATCAGCTCGGCGTGGAAACATTCTCGGCCCACAGTGAAAGCCGAAAGGCCTCCCGTGTGTTCTATCCGGGCTCACCGGTCTTTTCCCGTCACCGCCGTCAGATCCCATCTCCAAGTCGCCGGCCATGGACTTGCCGGCGAGCCGTGGCCGGTGGCGCAGGCGGAGCGCCAGGTCGCACGTGCCTCTCGTCGTGGCCATTCTCGTGCTCCTTCTCCCGGCCTCCCTCCTCTTCTCATCCGCCTACTCCACCATGCTCCGCGCCCTGTTCCCTTTTCCCTCCACCCCCGGCGGTGCCGACACTCCACGTCCACGGTGCGGGGGCTCAGCGGAGCTCGAGGGCGAGAGGTTCCTGTGGTACGCGCCGCACAGCGGGTTCAGCAACCAGGTGGGCGAGTTCCGGAACGCCGCGGTGGCAGCCGCGCTGCTGAACCGCACTCTCGTCGTTCCCCCCGTGCTCTACCACCACGCCGTCGTCCTCGGGAGCTGCCCCAAGTTCAGGGTCACCGATCCTGCCTCGCTGCGTGCTGCTGTCTGGGACCACGCCATGCAACTCCTGCTGGACCGGAGGTAAAGACCGCACTTAGCATTCGACTTAACCGACTTTGTTTGGTCTCTGGGTAGCAGAGATTGCTTGGATTCGAATTTGTTCGATACCTTCTGCTTGCACCTTGCTTATGTGAAATGGATTAAATGATGGAACAATGTGGCaagcatatatttttttttgaaacaatgtGGCGAGCATAAATAAAGTAGTAAATCAGAACTTGGGCTATTTCAAGGATAGCAGATCATATGGCACCACACTCAGTTTCTTTTGTTGACGGAAATTAGGTAAAATTATTTCCGATTGCGAGGTATAGTGATGTAGATTATGTTGCGGACACCTGGAGTAACCACTCTTCACATTGTGCATAATTGATTTCAAAAGTTCATTGTGGACTGTACACATGAGAATCAGAAGGACCGATTGCTAATACTTATTTGTTTAACATTCAGGTATGTTTCAATGGGTGACATAGTGGATCTATCCTCAATCAAATCTATGGTTAGGACTATTGACTTCAGGGTTTTTGTCTCCCTGTGGTGCGGTGTAGACATGCGGAAGGCTTGCTTTTCTCGCTTGTGCTGTGCTGTTTCTGGTGGTAGCTCTATACCAGATGACTACAATAGATGCCGTTCTTTGATGTCTGGTCTAGGAGGCAGTGAAAAAGGGTGTGTGTATCCTGTACAAGATGACTGTAGAACAACAGTCTGGACATACCAACAGAATGATGATGGGGCCTTGGATCTGTTTCAAccagatgaagaattgaaaaggaGGAAGAAGATCTCATACGTTCGGAGACGCAGAGATATATACAAGGCTTTAGGGCCTGGTTCACAAGCTGAGGATGCTACCTTGTTGGCATTTGGGACACTCTTCTCAGGACCATACAGGGGATCTGAGTCTTATTTTGACATCCATGAATCACCTAAGGACCAAAGAATACAGAGGGTACTAGATAAGATTGAGTTTCTTCCTTTTGCCCCGGAGATCATGGCTGCAGGAAAGGAATTTGCTAAGAACAACATCAAGGAGCCCTTTCTTTGTGCACAACTTAGGTTGCTAGATGGGCAATTCAAAAATCACTGGAAAACTACATTCTCTGCCCTCAAGGAGAAGTTGAAATCTGTTGAGTTAGAAATGAAGGGAAACAAGACTAGTGGCCTTATTCACATGTTCATCATGACTGATCTTCCACCAGCAAACTGGACCAAAACCTTTCTTGCAAATGTTGCAACAGATGAGCGATATAAGTTATACACTCTGAAGGAAAGTGATGAGTTAGTGCTGCAAACTGCAGAAAAGCTTATGGCTGCAGAACATGGTGTTCGGTCTGGATTCCTTCCAAAACTCATAGAGAGCATGGAGAAAGATTGCGACCCTGTTCAGCTTCCAGAAATTTTGTTGTCTATTGAAGAATCTGTTTGTAGCTGTGCATCACTAGGATTTGTGGGGACTGCTGGATCAACCATAGCAGGAAGCATTGAAACAATGAGGAAGAACAATGTCTGCAAATTGTAGGAAAATGACACCCATTATGGAACCTGAAAGCCATTGCTGTGATGTGTTATAGCAGTGTCGGAGCCAGCAAAATAGAGGCTGAAGCATCGTATGTTTTGCACCCACGAGTTCAAGAGTTGGTTTTGCTGACGTGTTCAATTGACAGTAGAGTGTTGAGCATCACGTGGGAAAATACAGTATATTTTGAAGAGAATGTGCACCATTTTTTCCTAATTGTACAGAAAGATCAGGTTCATGCTTGTGTTACCTGAATCATTTTGAGTAGCTAAGTCTTTTTCTTCCCTAAGTTTTTCAGTTTTTTAGTCTACATTTATTTTCCTGTTCCTGTTCGTAGGTTATCCTGTATCTCCGTACTTCGGAGTTTTGACTTCTGAAGGTAGTGAtagcttttgaaaaaaaaaagaatcttgTCTCTATCGGGAACGCGCCAATCGTTTCTGATTGTATATCCATGACCCTGTTTCCTGGACAGTAGGAACCACTATACTATACTACAATGGGAAAAAAAAGAAGCTTGTATTTATTTGTATTTCTGAGTTTGGTATGTTGGCTGAGAATAATACAACTTCTGTACTTTGGTACGTATAGTGTAGACCCTAAGACGTAACCatacaatattttttttgaggGGAATTAAACCGTCAGAAGGTTCAAAGTGACAACAGGGGGATTAACTCAGTCCCTTTCTAGTTTAAATTCCCTTGGGGTACTAAACCCTGTGCACCGAACAAGCCCTCAAGGTGAAGCTCGACAGGTTTGAGGTGAGTGACCACTGCTGCGGTTTCCAACTCTGGTTTTGATTGAGTTTGTTAATTTTGGTCTGTTTCGTGCTTGTTTACTGAAGCATCAGTGCTGTGTCTTTGCATTCTTTATTTGCAAGATCTACGGAAGGAGTTTCTCTTAACCTTATCAAGAGAACCACCTGTTTTTTGTTTTTCCAGAGTCCTAGTTGCTTTGAAAGAACCAAGCAACAAGATGCAGGCTGAGGCTGTCAACAATCTACAGAATTACCTGGAGGAACCAGAAGGGCAGTACCTCATCCAGCAACTACTATTGAAGGAGTTGTTCATATAAAGATCAAAACACCAGATCCCCATAAACCATCGTGTGTGATCGGCTGAAGGGCAGTACCTCAAGCTACTACTATCGAAAGAGCGGTTCATGTAGGGATCAAAACACCAGCTCGGCATGGAGCTGTTTGTGTTTCGGAAACGCAATCGAGCCTTGCAGAGGAGGTGAGTAGGTGACCTGCTAGGAAATCAGCACCATATCTCCTGAGCATTATTTATGGATAGTCTACCAGATAATTTTTTTTGCCCCTTCTGCACGGACCTTGTATATTATGTGACATGTATCCGGCCAAGAACAGGTTGAGGTTTCACAGTTTGTTGTATGTCTATACCCTGTACCGTGGCCAACTCTGCCCGCCTGTAATGAGGCCGAATTTTTTGAGAAATGGTCTAAACAATGCTATTAGGTCTTGTTGAAACTATGCATACTTTTTTGACCGAAGTGAAACTATGCATACTTGACACTACCAGTGAATGTATAGCGTATATCTAAGTATATCATAAAACCTATGAATCTAAACATACTATATCGTTTTATAATTTACTAAAACGTCTTGTAATTTGAAATAGAGGGATTAATTTTGAACGGAGGAAGTATTATAATTCGGAACGGAGGGAATAATTTAGAACGGAGGAAGTATGTAGCGCGCGAGAATGAGATGACCTAGGAAATTTGGGCTCATAGAGACATAAATTTTGCGCGCGCTTGTCCTCCTTTCCCGCTCGACGCCGCCGCTCGTCCCGGCGTCCCGCCCATCTCGCCCCGCGCGAGAGCTGCTCCGCCCGCGCCACTGTGGGTGTTGCCATCTTGCCAACCACCCAGCCCTTCCCCTCTCTGCCACCGTCACGGCGCACTCTCCTCTCCCACGAATTCGTCAGGCTGCATGCTAATGCTAAGGTAAGACGAACCGCTCCGACATATCAATGGATTCTCTCATCACTTCCTTGTGTTTTGAACTTTTCATTGGATTGGGATCGCACATACGAGTCTGTGTTCCTGTCGGACTGGCAAAGCAAAAGCATACTGGCTTGTCCTCCTACCTAGTAGTGTGATGGCAAACTGTCTGTCTGGAACAGGATGGGCACCATCAATTGTTTCTAGTTTGATTTGGACATTCTGTTTTCACCGGGCATTTTTTAGTTCCATGATTCTGTTGTTAAAATGCTTAGGATATTGAACAAGATTGCATAAAAGGCACATTGTTCATGTATTAGGCAGCTTGAATCACATTGTGCCGACAGTCTGATATTGTGGTACTTAGCCTTTTAGCCATGGCCCATGGGTCCATGGCAATGGGCAGAATGAATTTATTCTTTGTCCATGTCTCAATGGTACATGTTCTGGTTTTCCATATTCTCCGTCTTGCTTGCTGATAGAGAGAAGGGTGTCTTGCTCGCTGATAGAGAGAAGAAAagtgacaacttaatattcactGGTAGTGTGAAGTATGCATATCTGTTCTTTTTGTTGATAAAGTATTTGCAAGGTGTTGCTGAGAACATAGTTTGTCCATCAACCGTGCCTTAATTTGTATCTGTTGGGATGGTTTTATTTTACCATAAGAACCCTTGCTGTGTTCAGTAGGTGATTCTGATGTTTACCTTTTGAGTTTCTTCAACTTGTAATATTTAGAGTGTAACATCACATGTACTTTTCAGTGCTATAAGGGCATACCATTCCAATTCTCACACAGTTGCTTAATTACTTTCCAGTTTATCAGATGAGCAGTGAAAGTAACCCTCAGTTGCTACTTCGTTCTTATTAAATTTTGTTGATTGTGCAGACGAGCTCGCTCTTAAAGTTGTTTTTTGGAAACTCTTCGTCAGATGATGATGACGAGTTCGAGTTTGAGATGATGATACTATATTTGTTGGCTGCCACTATGAGCAACAAGAGGCCCAAACATTGTGGTCCTCTGCGAAGGCGTGCTTTGGTTTGTCGGAAAAAGGCCAGACATGCTAAGCTTATGGAGGACCAGTCACCATTACCCACACGCAGAGACCAATCCAGCCACTGCCACCTAGCTGCCTCTTCGAGGGTTAGTTCAAGAAGACGCCAGATCGGTTTTGCAAAAGAGTGTGTCACCGAGATGCCACGCGCACTGCTGGACTGCGGCCCGTGCAAGCGGCCACGCCTTGGGTGGGACGTCGGCCCTGCTGAGATGCATCAGGTATAACCCTCAGTTACCTTTTCCCTTATCGATCAGCAGTAGTTGGCATTGTTTCTTTGCTCGCTGGAGATGCCAATTTTCCATTCACATGCATTTGTTGGTGTTGTTCCAGGGTTAGGTGGCAGATCTATTGAATTCAAATAGCAATACTTGTTCCCGTAGATTTAATCATTGTGGTGTCGATACATTTACCTGAATTTGTGTAGAAATTGAAATGGATTGGATGAACtgtaaggctagtctcaatgcatgtttcatgagagtgtcatgcacattaaatagggtgccacataagcaaaattgctgacttggcagagtcattaaatgaaggagtttcatcggatgagagaggagtttcatggagtttcatcggatgagagaggagtttcatccccatgaaaattctatggctcggttacctagtttatagtcttagtaactgtgccatgaaactatgcattgagactggcctaatagaAATTTGCACAGTTTGGCgtagaaacttgtccataatcgTGTATGTCATTGTGATATGTAATAATGTAAATTAGCAAATTGTGTTTTTTGTTTGCAATGATTGATTTGTCATTGTGTAATTGATAAAAAAAGTTCCTTATCTTTgcaatttttagcaattttgtcCACAGAAAAGTATGTCAATTTGCTTATTGTTTTTGCAACTTGTAGATGGCCTTCTCTGACGATGATGATATCCTTGACCAATGGTTGGAGCAAGAGGAGTCCGATGATGATGACTACTACATTGCAGCTGCTCTTCTAGCCCACGTGGAGCGTGAGAGGAGCAAGAAGCACTGTGTTTCAGTCCCAGGTCACCAGGTAGTTGCATGGAACACGTTTGGGCAGCTTTTTGCGTGGAACTGTTTATGATTTATCTAATGTTTTGAGATATAAGTAACACATTTCCCCTTTCTAAATTACTTTTGCAGGTTCAGATAGGCCTTTGTGGGCAAGAAGTTGTAAATGCCATCAGTGCTGTGGAGTTGGGCTTCTCTTCGGAAGCTATTGTTTCCTCTCCTGTCAACCAAGAGCAGCCTCGTGATGAGTCCACTCCACTGAGAGAAGATGACAAATATGGGCGTTATGTTTTTGCTGTTGGAGACAACCTCACATCTCGCTGTAATTACCTGCTTCATACTACCCCTTTTGCAATTGGCTAGTTCATTATCACCATGGCTTGGTATTTCGATGCACATACTAGTTTCTATGGTTGGTTCTTGGTGCATCTTCTGAAACCTTTGATGCATAACTCTTTCATTGTATTGGGCATGCTGCAATTATTGATGCAGCAGATTATGTTCATAACTGAATGTCTCTGGAATACATCAGGTACCTTTGGTCAGGTGTTGGAATGCTGGGATAGGGAAAGGAAAGAAATGGTGGCTATCAAGATCACCAGAGGCACTAAAACGTACAGGGATGCTGCAATGATAGAAATTGGCATACTTGAGCAGCTTGGAAAATATGATAAAAGTAGATCCAGGTGAGTCATTTGGTTCAGTTAGCACCTTTCTGTGTGCTCTACATTTGTAAGATTGCTTGTGTATATAAGTTGTTCTATTTTGCTGTTGTGTTCAAATACAGAACTGGTTTGATTATCGTAACCATATGTGCATTGTAAGTTCATTGTTATATTATTGCAATTATGAACTGAACCAAAGAGATAATCTGGTGGTGCTTAAACTTTGGCGAATTTGGATGAATGGTGAGCAGGTCTTTGAGAAGCTTGGACCAAGCTTATGTGATTTTCTGCAGAAAAACATTTACCGCTCATTCCCAGTTGCCCTTGTCCGGGAGGTTGCCAAACAACTGTTGGAATGTTTAGCATGTGTGTGCACAGTTCTCTCTATTACCCCTCAGAACTACCATGCATACTATAGTATCAAGCATTATCTTTGATGCATGACAGCGTTTCATTAATCCATAACTTCTGTTTATTCTATGTTTCATGGTTCTTTAAGGAATATACTAATGTCTATGGGTTGTTTATATATTTACCCTCTCTAATGTGTTGCAGTTATGCATGAATTGCGCCTCATGCACACTGATTTAAAGCCAGAGAACATTCTTCTTGTTTCTCCAGAGTGCATTAAAGTGCCTGATTACAAAGTTTAGTTTGTTCTTTTACTTAATTGACCTAGCCATGATTTATCTTTTGCTGTGCCATCTTATATCTGGTGTATTGGCTGTTGAAGTTTGAAAAAAGATGGTACTGATCCCTTTCTCTAATTGTTAGGCTTCATCCCGATCCCCAATGGAGGGATCCTATTATAAGTGGTTGCCCAAGTCCAATGCTATCAAGGTGATTGATTTTGGTAGCACTATCTATGGTCGACTGGATCAGAGTTATCTGGTATCCATTAGGCATTATCGGGCTCCAGAAGTTATATTGGGTATCTGTCTTATCCAGTGAAAATTTTCCAAGTTCAGCCTGATTTCGGTGACTTTCTATGACTGCATGGATCTTCTGTTCAGGGCATGGATGGAGTTACCCATGTGATATCTGGAGTGTTGGTTGTATTCTTATTGAGCTTTGCACGGTACGTATAGGGCCTCATTTTGATTTGCCATGCACCACAAGTACAGGGGATCTGAGTTAGCTCATTTGCCTATGATGGAGAGGGTGTTTGGGCCTTTGCCATGCCATATGCTTAAGAGGGCAGGGTATGTTCATGTCTTTGATTCATATCAAGGTGTCTAACCTTCAGTGTTTGATTCATCCTTTGTTTGTAGTCCCACTCTGCAAAATACATCAGAGAAGGACGTCTGAATTGGCCTGGGGGCTGCACTTCATGGGAGCGCATGAAAGCTGTGACGAAATTGCCCAGGCTTCAGGTATCCCATAACTAGACAAAGCGTCCATTTTAGTCTGCGGCGTGTGAAATTTATGTATATACGGTTTCATGAGCAGAGTCTGGTGATGCGTAATGTGGATCAGTCTGCCGGGGATATCATTGACCTTTTGCAAGGGCTGCTCAAGTATGATCCAGCAAATCGCCTGACAGCGCAGGAGGCGCTGAGGCATCCCTTCTTCACAGAAGAGTTTTGAGTGAAAATATTCCTTGCGGCCTCATCGTTGGTTATCTAATACTTAACTTACTGTCTTAGAAATTCCGTCCTCTTCTGTGTGTAACACAGAGCATCTGTACAGAAGCTGAAATGGAGTTGTTTCAATCTTGTTTGGTTGAAACATAGTGTGTCAACTGATGAAGTTGTATGATTGTATCACAAGGGAAGTCAAAT contains:
- the LOC8057087 gene encoding uncharacterized protein LOC8057087, producing MDLPASRGRWRRRSARSHVPLVVAILVLLLPASLLFSSAYSTMLRALFPFPSTPGGADTPRPRCGGSAELEGERFLWYAPHSGFSNQVGEFRNAAVAAALLNRTLVVPPVLYHHAVVLGSCPKFRVTDPASLRAAVWDHAMQLLLDRRYVSMGDIVDLSSIKSMVRTIDFRVFVSLWCGVDMRKACFSRLCCAVSGGSSIPDDYNRCRSLMSGLGGSEKGCVYPVQDDCRTTVWTYQQNDDGALDLFQPDEELKRRKKISYVRRRRDIYKALGPGSQAEDATLLAFGTLFSGPYRGSESYFDIHESPKDQRIQRVLDKIEFLPFAPEIMAAGKEFAKNNIKEPFLCAQLRLLDGQFKNHWKTTFSALKEKLKSVELEMKGNKTSGLIHMFIMTDLPPANWTKTFLANVATDERYKLYTLKESDELVLQTAEKLMAAEHGVRSGFLPKLIESMEKDCDPVQLPEILLSIEESVCSCASLGFVGTAGSTIAGSIETMRKNNVCKL
- the LOC8057088 gene encoding uncharacterized protein LOC8057088, translated to MMILYLLAATMSNKRPKHCGPLRRRALVCRKKARHAKLMEDQSPLPTRRDQSSHCHLAASSRVSSRRRQIGFAKECVTEMPRALLDCGPCKRPRLGWDVGPAEMHQMAFSDDDDILDQWLEQEESDDDDYYIAAALLAHVERERSKKHCVSVPGHQVQIGLCGQEVVNAISAVELGFSSEAIVSSPVNQEQPRDESTPLREDDKYGRYVFAVGDNLTSRCTFGQVLECWDRERKEMVAIKITRGTKTYRDAAMIEIGILEQLGKYDKSRSRLHPDPQWRDPIISGCPSPMLSR